A region of Takifugu flavidus isolate HTHZ2018 chromosome 2, ASM371156v2, whole genome shotgun sequence DNA encodes the following proteins:
- the LOC130521669 gene encoding hatching enzyme 1.2-like produces the protein MLVFSWALLTLSLVLCAKAEVGVEDETSRELSVGELLERANRDRSPGVDEPPLVEGDIAVRTDNKNADPCTSRGCLWNKWTDGKVYIPYYIANHYSSRERDIIVRGLESFSGFSCIRFRPYQNGDHEWLSIESGDGCWSYVGRQGGGQTVSLSRQGCLYHSTVQHELLHALGFNHEQTRSDRDSHIQVVWDNIIQDMKYNFNKIATLNQGTSYDYGSVMQYHRYAFSKNGLPTMVPIPNNNVSFGEATQMSRNDIDRLNRLYKC, from the exons ATGCTGGTGTTCTCCTGGGCTCTGTTGACCCTGTCCCTGGTCCTGTGTGCCAAGGCTGAG GTGGGCGTGGAGGACGAGACGTCCAGGGAGCTTTCTGTtggagagctgctggagagggccaACAGAGACCGCA GTCCTGGTGTAGATGAGCCTCCCTTGGTGGAGGGAGACATCGCTGTGAGGACAGACAACAAGAATGCTGACCCGTGCACGTCCAGAGGCTGCCTGTGGAACAAGTGGACTGATGGGAAGGTCTACATACCGTACTACATCGCCAATCACTACT CCTCCCGGGAGAGGGACATCATTGTCCGTGGGCTGGAATCGTTCTCTGGGTTTTCTTGCATCCGCTTCAGGCCCTACCAGAACGGAGACCACGAGTGGCTGAGCATCGAGTCGGGGGACGG CTGCTGGTCCTACGTGGGCCGTCAGGGTGGTGGTCAGACGGTGTCTCTGAGCCGTCAGGGGTGCCTCTACCACAGCACCGTGCAGCACGAGCTCCTGCACGCTCTGGGCTTCAACCACGAACAGACGCGCTCCGACAGGGACAGTCACATCCAGGTGGTCTGGGACAACATCATTCAAG ACATGAAGTACAACTTCAACAAGATTGCCACTCTGAACCAGGGGACTTCCTACGACTACGGCTCTGTGATGCAGTACCACAG GTACGCCTTCTCCAAGAACGGCCTCCCGACCATGGTGCCCATCCCCAACAACAACGTTTCCTTTGGCGAGGCCACCCAGATGAGCAGGAACGACATCGACCGCCTGAACAGGCTGTACAAGTGCT GA